A DNA window from Thermosynechococcaceae cyanobacterium Okahandja contains the following coding sequences:
- a CDS encoding DUF4335 domain-containing protein, protein MSTTLSYHQPTCQLEVAAEFLPLSQTLPRSLHFNLQVGQHLTLAGNDRQLYYLKRVVNTYIDTLLSRRVTPVVVREAGICLESRSPLEHELHWPEQTAIILKLSELYDLVTVLDEWSAAMQPLPELVATSHAKLAQIPIWLKSTAVAVGLLAAFSLAQQWLPSSPLSSASRTDEQASLPPLATPLPFPEPPANPELAPLPTTPEPPDSPTELIPLPPPPAMPPPAALPPSVAVKPDPVPEQDQTPDLNPDQNNVVVETPPNRAPAGISAVPAVPITPPASSRVSATTLQEVKTYFQDRWQPPPSLDTSLEYRLVINPDGTLAQALPLNGAAVRFIDRTPIPLRESPLASPFSGDQPVLLRLVLMPSGSVQLFDES, encoded by the coding sequence ATGAGTACGACCCTCAGTTACCATCAACCCACCTGTCAACTCGAGGTTGCGGCGGAATTTTTGCCCCTGAGCCAAACGCTGCCCCGATCGCTCCACTTTAACCTTCAGGTGGGTCAACACCTCACCTTGGCGGGCAACGATCGCCAACTCTACTACCTCAAAAGGGTGGTTAACACCTACATCGATACCTTACTCAGCCGCCGCGTCACCCCTGTCGTCGTTAGGGAAGCGGGTATTTGCCTAGAATCGCGATCGCCATTGGAACACGAACTCCATTGGCCGGAGCAGACGGCAATTATCCTAAAACTTAGCGAGCTTTACGACCTCGTGACCGTCTTGGATGAGTGGTCTGCCGCCATGCAACCCCTGCCCGAATTGGTGGCCACCTCCCACGCTAAACTGGCACAAATCCCCATTTGGCTCAAGAGTACCGCCGTTGCGGTGGGGCTTCTCGCCGCCTTCAGCCTAGCGCAGCAATGGTTGCCCTCCTCACCCCTAAGTTCAGCCTCCCGCACCGATGAACAGGCCAGCCTGCCCCCACTGGCCACGCCGCTGCCCTTCCCTGAGCCACCGGCCAACCCTGAACTTGCCCCCCTGCCCACGACACCCGAGCCACCCGACTCGCCCACAGAACTTATTCCCTTACCGCCGCCACCGGCGATGCCCCCCCCAGCAGCACTGCCCCCCAGTGTGGCCGTTAAACCCGACCCTGTACCAGAGCAAGATCAAACACCCGATCTAAATCCAGATCAAAATAATGTCGTGGTTGAGACTCCCCCAAATCGTGCTCCCGCTGGCATCAGTGCTGTACCTGCTGTACCGATTACCCCCCCCGCCAGTAGCCGCGTCTCTGCCACCACCCTGCAGGAAGTGAAAACCTACTTCCAAGATCGCTGGCAGCCCCCCCCTAGTTTAGACACGTCCCTAGAATATCGGCTGGTGATTAATCCCGATGGCACCCTTGCCCAAGCCTTGCCCTTAAACGGCGCAGCGGTACGTTTTATTGATCGCACCCCCATTCCCCTGCGGGAAAGCCCCCTTGCCAGCCCCTTTAGCGGCGATCAGCCCGTCCTGCTGCGGCTAGTGCTGATGCCCTCGGGCAGCGTGCAGCTTTTTGACGAAAGCTAG
- a CDS encoding DUF3038 domain-containing protein — translation MLAAPLPIKAQIDLILLSLEALAKVGSGEILALAEAMGFEAYLPDRVGLWRLRQSSPLRRGRSGRRKLDVDEARALALICTRLAQRHQHTIRTAVEHWQHQAERQQPPYHDPLLGDYLDSFTSLYSERMAEPRLTGEELAQLGLDLLVDLLFYSTPQGARRLWMTLLERTAPPAEPPLQLIAPEPVPPPAPELPTLFPHSDA, via the coding sequence ATGCTGGCCGCGCCTCTGCCCATCAAAGCGCAAATTGATCTGATTCTCCTTAGCCTTGAGGCACTGGCCAAGGTTGGCTCCGGAGAAATCTTGGCCTTGGCGGAAGCGATGGGGTTTGAAGCCTACCTACCGGATCGGGTGGGTTTGTGGCGGTTGCGTCAATCGAGTCCCCTGCGGCGGGGGCGCAGTGGCCGCCGTAAGCTGGATGTGGATGAAGCCCGTGCCCTTGCCCTCATTTGCACTCGCTTAGCCCAGCGCCATCAGCACACCATTCGCACCGCCGTAGAGCACTGGCAACACCAAGCCGAGCGGCAGCAGCCCCCCTACCATGACCCGCTCCTCGGTGATTACCTCGATTCCTTCACCAGTTTATACAGCGAGCGGATGGCGGAGCCGCGCCTCACGGGTGAGGAGTTAGCCCAGTTGGGCTTAGACCTACTGGTGGATCTGCTCTTTTACAGTACACCACAAGGGGCGCGCCGCCTTTGGATGACCTTATTAGAGCGGACGGCACCCCCGGCAGAGCCGCCCTTACAATTAATAGCGCCGGAACCTGTGCCGCCCCCTGCCCCTGAACTGCCTACCCTTTTTCCGCACTCGGATGCCTGA
- a CDS encoding DUF751 family protein — translation MNGFWDNVLRYQRYFVTVLLGVVWNLVEPLVPLFKRPASAIALVGLLIGLLTFVALTLRAMLGLAAV, via the coding sequence ATGAATGGCTTTTGGGATAACGTTTTACGGTATCAGCGCTACTTTGTCACGGTGTTACTGGGGGTGGTGTGGAACCTAGTGGAGCCACTGGTGCCCCTGTTTAAGCGTCCGGCCAGTGCGATCGCCCTTGTGGGACTGCTAATTGGTCTTTTGACCTTTGTGGCCTTGACGCTGCGGGCCATGCTTGGTCTTGCGGCCGTTTGA
- a CDS encoding DUF192 domain-containing protein yields MFCGKRSRHCLGVVLLSVSLLLGCQALSQGDRPVAMTQGLPQYLPITAKAEIHGQWLELEVARTPAQQRLGLMFRSELPANRGMLFPVSPPQVASFWMKNCLIALDLIFIRAGQVVAIAAEAPPCQTSECPTYESGVPVDYVLELAAGRAAELGLTVGDTVKIQYLDTPPSPLPR; encoded by the coding sequence ATGTTCTGCGGGAAGCGTAGTCGCCATTGTTTGGGGGTGGTGCTGCTGAGTGTGAGTTTATTGCTGGGCTGCCAGGCTCTCAGCCAAGGCGATCGCCCCGTCGCCATGACCCAAGGGCTGCCCCAATACCTCCCCATTACAGCCAAAGCAGAAATTCACGGCCAGTGGCTGGAGCTAGAGGTGGCACGCACGCCCGCACAGCAGCGACTGGGGCTGATGTTTCGCTCTGAATTGCCGGCCAATCGCGGGATGCTCTTTCCGGTATCACCGCCCCAGGTAGCTAGTTTCTGGATGAAGAATTGTTTAATTGCCCTCGATTTAATTTTTATCCGTGCCGGTCAAGTGGTGGCCATTGCGGCGGAAGCTCCCCCCTGCCAAACCTCAGAGTGCCCCACCTATGAGTCGGGGGTACCGGTGGATTATGTCCTCGAGTTAGCCGCAGGGCGTGCCGCCGAACTAGGACTCACTGTAGGAGATACGGTCAAGATTCAGTATTTGGATACGCCGCCATCCCCCCTGCCAAGGTAG
- a CDS encoding response regulator transcription factor — MESIAAPSRLLLVCTDPSLSQRLGQDLQAAGYDPVIATSETECHLACHEWHPALIIMDRYVDGLSNLALCQRLREAEVSVPIVLLMESDRLEDRIAVLEAGADDYLLLPYTPKAFLQMIQLYLKPPVAQGEVLRFDNLSLDLLTRRAERNGRTIDLTMKEYELLKFLMEHPREVLSREQILENVWGYDFLGESNVIEVYIRYLRLKIEPDGEKRLIHTVRGVGYVLREA; from the coding sequence ATGGAGTCTATTGCAGCGCCATCTCGCTTGCTGCTGGTTTGCACCGACCCTAGTTTATCGCAACGGCTAGGGCAAGACCTACAGGCGGCGGGCTACGACCCTGTCATTGCCACGTCCGAGACGGAGTGTCATCTTGCCTGCCATGAGTGGCATCCTGCACTCATTATTATGGACCGCTATGTGGATGGCCTGAGCAATCTAGCCTTGTGTCAGCGGTTGCGGGAGGCGGAGGTGAGTGTGCCCATTGTCCTGCTGATGGAGAGCGATCGCCTCGAGGATCGGATTGCGGTTTTGGAAGCGGGGGCGGACGATTACTTGCTGCTGCCCTATACCCCTAAGGCTTTCTTGCAGATGATCCAACTCTACCTGAAACCGCCTGTGGCCCAAGGTGAGGTACTCCGGTTCGATAATCTATCCTTAGATTTGCTAACCCGGCGTGCTGAGCGCAATGGCCGCACGATTGACCTCACCATGAAGGAGTACGAGCTTCTGAAGTTTTTAATGGAGCACCCGCGGGAGGTTCTCAGTCGTGAGCAAATTCTCGAAAATGTGTGGGGCTACGACTTTTTGGGGGAGTCTAACGTCATTGAAGTGTATATTCGCTATCTGCGCTTAAAAATTGAACCGGATGGCGAGAAACGGCTGATTCACACTGTGCGAGGGGTGGGGTATGTTCTGCGGGAAGCGTAG
- the acsF gene encoding magnesium-protoporphyrin IX monomethyl ester (oxidative) cyclase produces the protein MVATAPNPTQGEGVGKTIRENLLTPRFYTTDFEAAANLNLTAQQAEIEAMLAEMRADYNRHHFVRDESFQGPWQHLDAATQTAFLDYLERSCVSEFSGFLLFKELSRKLKGRSPLLAELFHLMARDEARHAGFLNKAMLDFGRGMDLGYLSKARTYTFFPLPWVLYTVYLSEKIGYWRYIIIYRHLQQHPENNFYPLFNYFERWCQDENRHGDIFKALLHSQPQLVNGWGAKLWMRFFLLMVFVTHTLTVHERAKFYEALGLDATAFDREVIAKTNETAARTFSVVLNTEHPEFYERLQACTRLHERLSAISQTGGPRWLKALRKLPYQLGIVGHLVRLYLLPPVDARAQWATVR, from the coding sequence ATGGTTGCCACAGCTCCTAACCCAACGCAAGGTGAGGGTGTGGGCAAAACTATTCGAGAAAATTTGTTAACGCCACGGTTCTATACAACCGATTTTGAAGCGGCAGCCAATCTGAATTTAACGGCCCAGCAGGCGGAAATTGAAGCCATGTTGGCGGAGATGCGAGCCGACTATAACCGCCACCACTTTGTGCGGGATGAGTCGTTTCAGGGACCGTGGCAGCACTTGGACGCGGCAACCCAGACGGCCTTTCTGGATTATCTGGAGCGGTCGTGCGTTTCGGAGTTTTCTGGTTTTTTGTTATTTAAGGAGTTGTCCCGCAAGCTAAAGGGGCGCAGCCCATTGCTAGCGGAGTTGTTTCACCTGATGGCACGGGATGAGGCACGTCATGCGGGCTTTTTGAACAAAGCGATGCTAGATTTTGGCCGCGGGATGGATTTGGGCTATTTATCGAAGGCGCGCACCTACACTTTTTTCCCGCTGCCGTGGGTACTTTACACGGTTTATCTTTCTGAAAAAATTGGCTATTGGCGCTACATTATCATCTACCGTCACCTACAGCAGCACCCGGAAAATAATTTTTATCCCCTCTTCAACTACTTTGAACGCTGGTGTCAGGACGAAAATCGCCACGGTGACATTTTCAAGGCGCTACTGCACTCGCAACCGCAATTGGTGAACGGTTGGGGGGCTAAGTTGTGGATGCGATTCTTTTTATTGATGGTGTTTGTCACCCATACGCTAACGGTGCACGAGCGGGCAAAATTCTATGAAGCCCTAGGGCTAGATGCAACGGCGTTTGATCGGGAGGTCATTGCCAAGACCAATGAAACGGCGGCGCGCACGTTCTCGGTGGTGCTCAATACCGAGCATCCTGAGTTTTATGAGCGGTTGCAGGCCTGTACCCGCTTACACGAGCGGCTGAGTGCCATTAGTCAGACCGGTGGGCCGCGGTGGTTAAAGGCCTTGCGTAAGCTGCCCTACCAGTTAGGAATCGTCGGCCATTTAGTGCGGCTATACCTGCTTCCCCCTGTGGATGCCAGAGCACAGTGGGCAACAGTGCGCTAA
- a CDS encoding biliverdin-producing heme oxygenase encodes MVALSLALREGTAQAHSLAENTAFMKCFVNGMVDRNTFRRFLANLYVVYRQLEHTLAQQTSEPVAAIYFPELNRTQSLEQDLAFYYGSDWQAQITPSTPARVYVSRIKEIATTDPLLLIAHSYTRYLGDLSGGQALGKIVRTNLQLPAGQGTAFYDFAQLPTPEAKKDFKQRYRQTLDALALDPATIERIVAEANFAFALNCNLMHAFEPELKATLGSETFEALQQFKPSGRPEKAPPQLARA; translated from the coding sequence ATGGTTGCCCTATCGTTAGCCCTGCGGGAAGGAACCGCTCAAGCCCACAGTTTGGCGGAGAACACTGCGTTTATGAAATGCTTTGTTAACGGCATGGTGGATCGGAACACATTCCGCCGCTTTCTGGCCAACCTCTACGTGGTGTACCGCCAACTCGAGCACACCTTAGCGCAGCAGACCTCAGAGCCAGTAGCCGCTATCTACTTCCCGGAACTCAACCGTACTCAAAGTCTCGAGCAGGATCTAGCCTTTTACTATGGCTCCGACTGGCAGGCACAGATCACGCCTTCTACGCCCGCCCGGGTTTATGTGAGTCGGATCAAGGAGATTGCCACCACCGACCCGCTCCTGCTCATTGCCCATTCCTATACCCGCTATCTGGGGGATCTTTCGGGGGGCCAAGCCCTCGGCAAAATTGTGCGCACCAACCTCCAGCTACCGGCAGGGCAGGGAACAGCCTTTTACGATTTTGCCCAATTGCCCACGCCAGAGGCGAAAAAAGATTTCAAACAGCGCTATCGCCAGACCCTTGATGCCTTAGCCCTAGACCCTGCCACCATTGAGCGGATTGTGGCCGAGGCTAACTTTGCCTTTGCCTTGAACTGCAACTTAATGCACGCTTTTGAGCCAGAGCTAAAAGCCACCCTAGGCTCAGAGACCTTTGAGGCTCTGCAGCAATTCAAGCCGAGTGGGCGTCCTGAAAAAGCGCCGCCGCAACTGGCACGAGCCTAA
- the hemN gene encoding oxygen-independent coproporphyrinogen III oxidase, which translates to MTILNPAVEFDGALIQKYDRPVPRYTSYPTAAEFSPQFDQHCFRRALQVANDRQGPLALYVHIPFCQSACYFCGCNVIVTQRQSIAQSYLECLQQEIRQMAAAVDTRRPVHQMHWGGGTPNYLSIDQVRQLWQTLTHHFQFAPEAEISIEVNPRYVDRAYIFALRQLGFNRISFGIQDFDPQVQRAVNRVQPEALLFEVMDWIRAADFESVNIDLIYGLPFQTRRSFQETIAKTLRLNPDRIAVFSFAYLPTLKPVQKKLPVAALPTVSEKLGILQQVIQSLTTNGYQYIGMDHFAKPEDELAIAQRRGTLKRNFQGYTTLPAADLIGLGLTSISMLEEAYAQNYKQLRSYFQAVAAGELPIERGVQLQRVDYIRRALIMELMCQFAVSKEAFSRTHGLDFDHYFQYELEQLRDFEQDGLVACRGDRLEVTPVGRLLVRNIAAVFDAYRQDPAAVAFSKAI; encoded by the coding sequence ATGACTATCCTCAACCCTGCTGTGGAATTTGATGGGGCGCTCATTCAAAAGTACGATCGCCCCGTGCCCCGCTATACTAGCTATCCAACAGCGGCGGAATTTAGCCCACAGTTTGACCAGCACTGTTTTCGGCGTGCCTTACAGGTCGCCAACGATCGCCAAGGTCCCCTTGCCCTCTACGTCCACATTCCGTTTTGCCAGAGTGCCTGCTACTTCTGTGGCTGCAACGTCATTGTGACCCAACGCCAGTCCATTGCCCAGTCCTATCTCGAGTGTTTGCAGCAGGAGATTCGCCAGATGGCAGCGGCGGTGGATACCCGCCGCCCTGTACACCAAATGCATTGGGGCGGTGGCACCCCCAACTATTTATCGATAGACCAAGTGCGCCAGTTGTGGCAAACCCTCACCCACCACTTTCAGTTTGCCCCGGAGGCTGAGATTTCCATTGAGGTGAATCCCCGCTATGTAGATCGGGCCTATATTTTTGCCCTACGGCAGCTTGGCTTTAATCGCATTAGCTTTGGTATTCAGGATTTTGACCCCCAAGTGCAGCGGGCGGTGAATCGCGTGCAACCGGAAGCCCTGTTGTTTGAGGTGATGGACTGGATTCGGGCGGCGGACTTTGAAAGTGTAAACATTGACTTGATTTACGGTTTGCCCTTTCAAACTCGGCGCTCTTTTCAGGAAACCATTGCCAAAACCTTGCGTTTGAACCCAGATCGGATTGCGGTGTTTAGCTTTGCCTATTTGCCCACCCTCAAACCGGTGCAGAAAAAATTACCGGTGGCGGCACTCCCCACCGTCAGCGAGAAGTTAGGAATTCTGCAACAGGTCATCCAGAGCCTGACAACCAATGGGTACCAGTACATTGGTATGGATCACTTTGCCAAGCCGGAGGATGAGTTGGCGATCGCCCAACGCCGGGGCACCCTCAAACGTAACTTTCAGGGTTACACAACCCTACCAGCAGCGGATCTCATTGGCTTGGGGTTAACCTCGATTAGTATGCTCGAGGAGGCCTACGCCCAAAACTACAAGCAACTCAGATCCTATTTTCAGGCGGTGGCGGCGGGTGAGCTACCCATTGAGCGGGGGGTGCAACTCCAGCGGGTCGATTACATCCGCCGTGCCCTCATTATGGAGTTGATGTGTCAGTTTGCCGTGTCTAAAGAGGCGTTTTCCCGTACCCATGGGCTGGACTTTGATCACTATTTTCAGTACGAGTTAGAGCAACTGCGAGACTTCGAGCAGGACGGACTTGTGGCCTGCCGGGGCGATCGCCTCGAAGTGACACCAGTAGGACGCTTACTGGTTCGCAATATTGCTGCTGTCTTTGACGCTTACCGCCAAGACCCTGCGGCGGTTGCCTTTTCCAAGGCCATTTAA
- a CDS encoding fatty acid desaturase, with protein sequence MTSTLNSPPRPAINWFLVLFMVGVHLLALVALFYFSWSALAIALFLHWLFGSIGICLGYHRLLSHRSFQVPQWLEYGIALLGAMAMQGGPIFWVAGHRLHHAYTEDEIKDPYSARRGFWWSHLLWLVYPQTSVFNPEEYGRFAPDLSQQAFYRWLDRYFLLLQLPLALLLYSLGGWPFVLWGMFVRATLLWHSTWLINSVTHKWGYRTFETADNSRNLWWAALLTYGEGWHNNHHAYPHVAKAGWQWWEVDPTWWVIQVLQWLGLAQKVHLPPLTPR encoded by the coding sequence ATGACATCGACGTTGAATTCACCCCCTCGGCCAGCCATTAACTGGTTCCTTGTTTTATTTATGGTGGGGGTGCACCTGTTGGCTCTTGTGGCACTATTTTATTTTTCGTGGTCTGCCTTGGCGATCGCTCTCTTTCTGCACTGGCTCTTTGGCAGCATTGGCATCTGCTTGGGCTACCATCGCCTGCTTAGCCACCGCAGCTTTCAGGTGCCCCAGTGGCTAGAGTACGGCATTGCCCTCTTGGGTGCCATGGCCATGCAAGGGGGACCCATTTTTTGGGTAGCGGGGCACCGTCTGCACCATGCCTACACCGAAGACGAAATCAAAGATCCCTACTCGGCACGGCGCGGCTTTTGGTGGAGCCACCTGCTGTGGTTAGTGTACCCGCAAACAAGCGTGTTTAACCCTGAGGAGTACGGGCGGTTTGCGCCTGATCTGAGCCAGCAAGCCTTTTATCGCTGGCTAGACCGCTACTTTTTGCTGCTGCAATTGCCCCTTGCCCTCCTCCTGTATTCCTTGGGGGGTTGGCCGTTTGTGCTCTGGGGGATGTTTGTCCGCGCCACCTTACTGTGGCATAGCACTTGGCTGATTAATTCTGTGACCCACAAGTGGGGCTACCGCACCTTCGAGACGGCGGATAATTCCCGCAACCTTTGGTGGGCGGCACTGCTCACCTACGGCGAAGGCTGGCATAACAATCACCATGCCTATCCGCACGTGGCCAAAGCAGGTTGGCAATGGTGGGAAGTGGATCCCACTTGGTGGGTGATTCAGGTGTTGCAGTGGCTGGGCTTAGCCCAAAAGGTTCATTTACCGCCCCTCACGCCCCGCTAG
- a CDS encoding DUF928 domain-containing protein, which translates to MKSYPYRSISIPHLLSWGLVVVLLNAGVSWAGFTPPSNLSRPGNREGAATRGACKVETSATEPDLTTLVPTSNIGLTTANRPTFYWYLPANNYQVMEFTLFQSRPDGSQMEIYSQRFPLAGRPRLDSLTLDGKVPPLMEGVDYRWTVSLICNPADSDPSQIRFVEGWVQRVPMPEALAQQLAKATPVQRYELLAANGLWYDALKLLVDLRQQQPNDTTTAALWSELMTASGVGLNRLSNPLVVQRLPQN; encoded by the coding sequence ATGAAGAGTTACCCATATCGTTCCATTTCAATCCCTCATCTCCTGTCATGGGGGTTGGTGGTGGTGCTACTAAATGCTGGCGTTAGTTGGGCAGGCTTCACCCCTCCCAGCAACTTGTCGCGTCCGGGCAACCGCGAAGGAGCGGCTACCCGCGGCGCCTGCAAGGTGGAAACCAGCGCAACCGAGCCAGACTTAACCACCCTCGTCCCAACCAGCAACATTGGCCTAACCACGGCAAATCGCCCCACGTTTTATTGGTATCTGCCCGCCAATAATTATCAGGTCATGGAATTTACCCTCTTCCAGTCTCGTCCCGATGGCAGCCAAATGGAAATCTATTCCCAGCGCTTTCCCTTGGCAGGTCGCCCCCGCTTGGATAGCCTCACCTTAGACGGCAAGGTGCCACCCCTGATGGAAGGGGTTGATTACCGCTGGACGGTGAGTCTAATTTGCAATCCCGCCGACTCGGATCCGTCGCAAATCCGCTTTGTGGAGGGGTGGGTGCAGCGGGTGCCAATGCCGGAAGCGCTTGCGCAGCAATTGGCTAAGGCCACCCCTGTTCAGCGGTACGAACTATTGGCCGCCAATGGTCTTTGGTACGATGCCCTGAAGCTGTTGGTAGATCTGCGGCAGCAGCAGCCCAATGACACCACCACCGCCGCCCTATGGAGCGAGCTAATGACCGCGAGCGGGGTGGGGCTAAATCGCCTGAGTAATCCGCTCGTGGTGCAGCGCCTGCCGCAAAACTAG
- a CDS encoding alpha/beta fold hydrolase — MTGAVVVWPTLLSSPAQAAETIIFRYGFLERSLPVQDLATFVETGRVSAELGAYLRLLPLERREQLRSALQERLRLSPVAVAQLLYSPLGQELLEQAAGIIQTQSRRSNALALRSALIAAASDPNGLTVLGLIHHYPSASIRIDLQKGLTILKNFQATIRETETILEVVRQHAAPDMWQEDVSAVQSLLQPGAGRWLEMPWVIEDRSLRRLQLTGHPRTIEVDIYLPLVSHQQPVPVVVISHGLGANRHSYRYLSQHLASHGFAVIALEHAGSSTRQLLSFPVGYTSAYTAAQEFLDRPLDVTFVLNHLSEFPEQLHPWQGRLNLEAIAMIGQSFGGYTALALAGAQLDFEQLARHCPSSILESFNVSLLLQCQAKTLPPRTYYLQDQRVKAVLVVNPITSALFSPRSLAQLTIPVMFVAGSNDTIAPAVSEQIYPFTWLTTPDRYLALIDEATHFSTIGEAQGNEPVMPIPTRLVGATPPRSRAYLRALSLAFLRAHLLEDTTARRWLTPAAAAALSRPPDSLNLTRSLATPMLDTALDQLAVTRRDR, encoded by the coding sequence ATGACAGGGGCTGTTGTTGTGTGGCCTACCCTCTTGAGTAGCCCAGCACAGGCAGCAGAAACAATTATTTTCCGCTATGGCTTTTTAGAGCGCTCTCTACCTGTTCAAGACTTAGCAACCTTTGTGGAAACAGGGCGTGTTTCTGCGGAGTTAGGTGCTTACTTGCGCCTGTTGCCCCTTGAGCGGCGAGAGCAGTTGCGATCGGCGCTACAAGAGCGCCTGCGTCTCTCCCCGGTGGCCGTGGCACAACTCCTTTATTCTCCCCTCGGACAAGAACTGCTAGAGCAAGCCGCAGGAATTATCCAAACCCAGTCCCGCCGCAGTAATGCCCTTGCCCTGCGCTCTGCCCTCATTGCGGCAGCGAGTGATCCCAACGGTTTGACGGTGCTCGGCCTCATACATCACTATCCTTCCGCGAGTATTCGTATTGATTTGCAAAAAGGGTTGACTATTCTCAAAAACTTTCAAGCTACAATCCGCGAAACAGAGACGATTTTGGAAGTGGTGCGGCAGCACGCAGCCCCAGATATGTGGCAGGAGGATGTGTCGGCTGTTCAGTCTCTGCTGCAGCCGGGGGCTGGGCGTTGGCTGGAAATGCCTTGGGTCATTGAGGATCGCTCGCTGCGGCGCCTACAGTTGACCGGCCACCCCCGCACAATTGAAGTGGATATTTACTTGCCTCTGGTGAGTCATCAGCAACCGGTGCCGGTGGTGGTGATTTCCCATGGGTTGGGCGCCAATCGTCACAGCTATCGTTATTTGAGCCAGCACTTGGCCTCCCATGGCTTTGCGGTGATTGCCCTTGAGCACGCGGGCAGTTCAACCCGACAACTGCTGTCTTTTCCGGTGGGTTATACCAGTGCCTATACCGCCGCGCAGGAGTTTTTGGATCGCCCTTTGGATGTGACGTTTGTTCTCAATCACTTGAGTGAGTTTCCGGAGCAGTTGCACCCGTGGCAAGGGCGACTGAACCTTGAGGCCATTGCCATGATTGGTCAGTCCTTTGGCGGCTATACGGCTCTAGCGTTGGCGGGGGCACAACTAGACTTCGAACAGTTGGCCCGCCACTGTCCCAGCAGTATTCTGGAGTCGTTTAATGTGTCACTGTTGTTGCAGTGCCAAGCAAAAACGCTACCGCCGCGTACCTACTACCTGCAGGACCAGCGAGTGAAGGCGGTGTTAGTGGTGAATCCAATTACGAGTGCCCTGTTTAGTCCGCGATCGCTGGCGCAACTGACAATCCCGGTGATGTTTGTGGCGGGCAGTAACGATACGATCGCCCCCGCGGTCTCAGAGCAAATTTATCCCTTTACTTGGCTGACAACGCCCGATCGCTACCTTGCCCTCATTGATGAGGCCACCCATTTTTCCACCATTGGCGAGGCGCAGGGCAATGAACCCGTGATGCCGATTCCAACTCGCTTGGTGGGTGCCACCCCGCCGCGATCGCGGGCGTACCTGAGGGCCTTGAGCCTTGCGTTTTTGCGTGCCCATCTCCTTGAAGACACCACGGCTCGCCGTTGGTTAACTCCTGCGGCGGCGGCAGCCTTAAGCCGCCCACCGGACTCCCTGAACCTGACCCGCTCGTTGGCCACACCGATGCTAGATACGGCCTTGGATCAACTGGCCGTCACCCGCCGCGATCGCTGA